The following proteins come from a genomic window of Pseudomonas hygromyciniae:
- a CDS encoding aspartate dehydrogenase, which produces MLHITMIGCGAIGVGVLELLENDPQLCVDYVIASRGSEALVRQRLASFKQPPQVLTALPADARPDLLVECAGHRAIEEHVLPALERGIACLIVSVGALSEVGLVERLEAAAERGKTRIELLPGAIGGIDALSAAKVGGLDSVNYTGRKPARAWKNTPGEQACDLDSISEATVIFQGSAREAARLYPKNANVAATLSLAGLGLDRTHVTLIADPHSDENVHHFEARGAFGRFELSLRGKPLLANPKTSALTVYSVVRALGNHAHAISI; this is translated from the coding sequence ATGTTGCATATCACCATGATCGGCTGCGGCGCCATTGGCGTCGGCGTGCTGGAGCTGCTGGAGAACGATCCGCAGCTGTGCGTGGATTACGTCATCGCGTCCCGGGGCTCCGAAGCCCTGGTGCGCCAGCGCCTGGCCAGTTTCAAACAGCCGCCGCAGGTGCTCACGGCCTTGCCCGCCGACGCCCGCCCGGATTTGCTGGTGGAGTGCGCCGGCCACCGGGCCATCGAGGAACATGTGCTGCCGGCCCTGGAGCGCGGCATTGCCTGCCTGATTGTCTCGGTCGGCGCCTTGTCCGAAGTGGGCCTGGTGGAACGCCTGGAGGCCGCCGCCGAACGGGGCAAGACCCGCATCGAACTGCTGCCCGGCGCGATTGGCGGCATTGATGCGTTGTCGGCGGCCAAGGTCGGCGGCCTGGATTCGGTCAACTACACCGGGCGCAAGCCGGCCCGCGCCTGGAAGAACACCCCCGGCGAGCAGGCCTGCGATCTGGATTCCATCAGCGAAGCCACGGTGATCTTCCAGGGCAGCGCCCGCGAAGCGGCGCGGCTGTACCCGAAAAACGCCAACGTCGCCGCCACCCTGTCCCTGGCCGGGCTTGGCCTGGATCGCACCCATGTGACGTTGATCGCCGACCCCCACAGCGACGAAAACGTCCACCACTTCGAAGCCCGTGGCGCCTTTGGCCGTTTCGAGTTGAGCCTGCGCGGCAAGCCGCTGCTGGCCAACCCCAAGACCTCGGCGCTGACCGTGTACAGCGTGGTCCGCGCCTTGGGCAACCACGCCCATGCCATCTCAATTTAG
- a CDS encoding SDR family oxidoreductase has translation MSLYPLQGRTAIVTGGSSGIGLACVELLLEAGAAVAFCGRDADRLGRAEADLRQRFPRARLLAQVCDVLDGEAVNAFASISRATLGDASVLINNAGQGRVSTFADTTDSAWTEELHLKFFSVINPVRAFKAQLQSQADAAIVCVNSLLASQPEPHMVATSAARAGIKNLVRSMATEFAPQGIRVNGILIGLVESGQWRRRFEAREERDLDWAQWTARLAQQKHIPLGRLGLPLEAARAILFLASPLSAYTTGSHIDVSGGLSRHA, from the coding sequence ATGAGCCTTTATCCATTGCAGGGCCGCACCGCGATTGTCACCGGTGGTTCTTCGGGCATTGGCCTGGCGTGCGTCGAATTGCTGCTGGAGGCCGGCGCCGCCGTGGCCTTCTGCGGGCGCGACGCCGATCGCCTGGGCCGTGCCGAAGCCGACCTGCGCCAACGCTTCCCCCGGGCACGATTACTGGCCCAGGTTTGCGATGTACTCGATGGCGAAGCGGTCAACGCCTTTGCCAGCATCAGCCGGGCCACGCTGGGCGACGCCAGCGTGCTGATCAACAACGCCGGGCAAGGCCGGGTGTCGACCTTTGCCGACACCACCGACAGCGCCTGGACCGAAGAGCTGCACCTGAAGTTTTTTTCGGTGATCAACCCGGTGCGCGCCTTCAAGGCGCAACTGCAAAGCCAGGCCGATGCCGCCATTGTCTGCGTCAACTCGCTGCTGGCCAGCCAGCCGGAGCCGCACATGGTCGCCACCTCGGCCGCCCGCGCCGGGATCAAGAACCTGGTGCGCTCGATGGCTACCGAATTCGCCCCCCAGGGCATCCGCGTCAACGGCATCCTGATTGGCCTGGTGGAATCCGGGCAATGGCGCCGCCGCTTCGAAGCCCGCGAAGAACGCGACCTCGACTGGGCGCAATGGACCGCCCGCCTGGCCCAACAAAAACATATTCCCCTGGGGCGCCTGGGCCTGCCGCTTGAAGCGGCCCGCGCGATCCTGTTTCTGGCCTCGCCTCTGTCGGCTTACACCACAGGCAGCCATATCGATGTATCCGGAGGCCTGTCCCGCCATGCGTAA
- a CDS encoding aldehyde dehydrogenase, with protein sequence MTLEQTLPICIAGHWRQGRGERYASHYPATGEAVAWLNAADLQDVEDAIQGAHQAFLHSGWAQRKPHERAGVLYRIAELIRLHSEELAQLQRQDNGKPINETRALVASAAGTFQFFAAACETLEETITPSRGDFVSMSVYEPMGVVAAITPWNSPIASEAQKVAPALAAGNAVVIKPAEITPLLALRLARLCEEAGLPKGLISVLPGKGSLLGDALTRHPLVKRVSFTGGTRTGKHIAHIAADKMMPVSLELGGKSPTIVLDDADLDHAVAGVLYGIFSSSGEACIAGSRLFVARPLYEPFMQRLVAAAANLRMGDPADENTQMGPLISASHRESVERYVALGLAEGGRLRLGGQRPSGGLYDQGYFYPPTILEGLHNQQQVCQEEIFGPVLVAMPFDDEEQLLEQANDSLYALAAGIWSRDYKRAWALGRRLQAGTVWINTYKQFSISTPFGGWRDSGLGREKGRLGILQYMEQKSLYWGMNEQPLAWAGVPHEVA encoded by the coding sequence ATGACCCTCGAACAGACATTACCGATCTGCATCGCCGGCCACTGGCGCCAGGGCCGTGGCGAGCGCTATGCCAGCCACTACCCGGCCACCGGCGAAGCCGTGGCCTGGCTCAATGCCGCCGATCTGCAGGATGTGGAAGACGCCATCCAGGGCGCGCACCAGGCGTTCCTGCACAGCGGCTGGGCCCAGCGCAAACCTCACGAACGGGCCGGCGTGCTGTACCGCATCGCCGAGTTGATCCGCCTGCACAGTGAAGAGCTGGCGCAGTTGCAACGCCAGGACAACGGCAAGCCGATCAATGAAACCCGGGCGCTGGTAGCGAGTGCTGCCGGCACCTTCCAGTTCTTCGCCGCCGCCTGCGAAACCCTGGAAGAAACCATCACCCCGTCACGCGGTGATTTCGTCAGCATGAGCGTGTACGAGCCGATGGGCGTGGTCGCCGCGATCACCCCATGGAACTCGCCGATTGCCAGCGAGGCACAAAAGGTCGCCCCGGCCCTGGCGGCGGGCAATGCGGTGGTAATCAAGCCGGCAGAAATCACCCCGCTACTGGCCCTGCGTCTGGCGCGCCTGTGTGAAGAGGCCGGCCTGCCCAAGGGCCTGATCAGCGTGCTGCCGGGCAAAGGTTCATTGCTCGGTGATGCGCTGACCCGCCACCCACTGGTCAAGCGCGTGTCGTTCACCGGCGGCACCCGCACCGGCAAGCACATCGCCCATATCGCCGCCGACAAGATGATGCCGGTGTCTTTGGAGTTGGGCGGCAAGTCGCCAACCATCGTCCTGGATGACGCCGACCTCGACCACGCAGTGGCCGGTGTGCTGTACGGCATTTTCAGCTCCTCGGGCGAGGCGTGTATCGCTGGCTCGCGGCTGTTTGTTGCGCGCCCCCTGTACGAACCCTTTATGCAGCGCCTGGTGGCCGCCGCCGCCAACCTGCGCATGGGCGACCCGGCCGACGAAAACACGCAGATGGGCCCCCTGATCAGCGCCAGCCATCGTGAATCGGTAGAGCGTTATGTCGCCCTCGGCCTGGCCGAAGGTGGGCGCCTGCGCCTGGGCGGGCAGCGCCCCAGCGGTGGCCTGTATGACCAGGGTTACTTCTACCCGCCAACCATCCTCGAAGGCCTGCATAACCAACAACAGGTGTGCCAGGAAGAAATCTTCGGCCCGGTGCTGGTGGCCATGCCGTTCGACGATGAAGAGCAACTGCTGGAGCAGGCCAACGACAGCCTGTACGCCCTCGCCGCCGGCATCTGGAGCCGTGACTACAAGCGCGCCTGGGCCCTGGGCCGGCGCTTGCAGGCCGGCACGGTATGGATCAACACCTACAAGCAGTTCTCGATCTCCACGCCGTTCGGCGGTTGGCGCGACAGTGGCCTGGGCCGCGAAAAAGGCCGCTTGGGGATCCTGCAATACATGGAACAGAAGAGCCTCTACTGGGGCATGAACGAGCAGCCACTGGCCTGGGCCGGTGTGCCACATGAGGTAGCGTGA
- a CDS encoding thiamine pyrophosphate-binding protein: MRNENTVTVGAAITAFLEQCDVKAAFGVISIHNMPILDAFAVRGNIRFVMARGEAGAANMADAYARTTGGLGVCLTSTGTAAGNAAGAMVEAQTAGTPLLHITGQIETPYLDQELAYIHEARDQLNMLKAVSKAAFRVRSVETAISTLKLAVQTALTAPTGPVSVEIPIDIQSTFIPMPTDLSPLPIPVAVPPPEALDLVAARLASAKRPMLWLGGGARHAGPQVKRLLAMGVGVITSTQGRGVVNEDDERCLGAFSQNKRVEQFLQTCDALLIAGSRLRSNETFKYALKLPQNTLRIDANPAIEGRSYASELFICGDAALALAGLADRLEGRLHTDPQFLSELKAVREQSRSQLVADLGPYSAMVEQLQASTGRNFSWVRDVTLSNSIWGNRLLNLYHPRAGVHALGGGIGQGLAMGIGAAVAAAETAPERKVFALAGDGGFILNLGELATLVQERANLVILLMNDQRYGVIRNIQDAVYGSRHCYVDLHTPDYNKLAESMGLRHGLVTDLKDFGKVVDSALSQPGPFLLEVDMLSVGNFATQFAGPPNSETKAQKATA; the protein is encoded by the coding sequence ATGCGTAATGAAAACACTGTCACCGTGGGCGCTGCCATCACCGCCTTCCTCGAACAATGCGACGTCAAGGCCGCGTTTGGCGTGATCTCGATCCACAACATGCCGATCCTCGATGCCTTTGCCGTGCGCGGCAATATCCGCTTTGTCATGGCCCGGGGTGAAGCCGGCGCCGCCAACATGGCCGATGCCTATGCCCGCACCACCGGTGGCCTGGGCGTGTGCCTGACGTCCACCGGCACCGCCGCCGGCAATGCCGCTGGCGCCATGGTTGAAGCACAGACCGCCGGCACGCCGCTGCTGCACATTACCGGGCAGATCGAGACGCCGTACCTGGACCAGGAACTGGCCTATATCCACGAAGCCCGCGACCAGTTGAACATGCTCAAGGCCGTGTCCAAGGCCGCCTTTCGCGTGCGCAGCGTCGAGACCGCCATCAGCACCCTGAAGCTCGCGGTGCAGACCGCCCTCACCGCGCCCACCGGCCCGGTCAGCGTCGAGATCCCGATCGACATCCAGTCGACCTTTATCCCGATGCCCACCGACCTGTCGCCGCTGCCGATCCCGGTCGCCGTGCCGCCGCCGGAAGCCCTCGACCTGGTGGCCGCACGCCTGGCCAGCGCCAAGCGCCCGATGCTCTGGCTCGGTGGCGGCGCACGGCATGCCGGGCCGCAGGTCAAGCGCCTGCTGGCGATGGGTGTAGGGGTGATCACTTCGACCCAGGGCCGTGGCGTGGTCAATGAAGACGACGAGCGTTGCCTGGGGGCCTTTTCGCAAAACAAGCGGGTCGAGCAGTTCCTGCAAACCTGCGACGCATTGCTGATCGCCGGGTCGCGCCTGCGCAGCAATGAGACCTTCAAGTACGCGCTCAAGCTGCCGCAGAACACGTTGCGCATCGACGCCAACCCGGCCATCGAAGGCCGCAGCTATGCCAGCGAGCTGTTTATCTGCGGCGATGCAGCCCTGGCCCTGGCCGGCTTGGCTGATCGTCTGGAAGGCCGCCTGCACACCGACCCGCAGTTTCTCAGCGAACTCAAGGCCGTGCGCGAGCAATCGCGCAGCCAACTGGTAGCAGACCTGGGGCCGTACTCGGCGATGGTCGAGCAATTGCAGGCCAGCACCGGGCGTAACTTCTCCTGGGTGCGCGATGTGACCCTGTCCAACAGCATCTGGGGCAATCGCCTGCTCAACCTGTACCACCCGCGCGCCGGGGTGCACGCCCTCGGCGGCGGTATCGGCCAGGGCCTGGCGATGGGCATCGGTGCGGCCGTGGCAGCGGCGGAAACCGCGCCCGAGCGCAAGGTGTTTGCCTTGGCGGGCGACGGCGGGTTCATCCTCAACCTCGGTGAGCTGGCGACCCTGGTGCAGGAGCGCGCCAACCTGGTGATTCTGCTGATGAACGACCAGCGCTACGGGGTGATCCGCAATATTCAGGACGCGGTCTACGGCAGCCGGCATTGCTATGTCGACCTGCACACCCCGGACTACAACAAGCTCGCCGAATCCATGGGCCTGCGCCATGGCCTGGTCACCGACCTCAAGGACTTCGGCAAGGTGGTCGACAGCGCCCTGAGCCAGCCCGGCCCGTTCCTGCTGGAAGTGGACATGCTCAGCGTGGGCAACTTCGCCACCCAGTTCGCCGGCCCGCCCAACAGCGAAACCAAAGCCCAGAAGGCCACCGCCTGA